A region from the Drosophila ananassae strain 14024-0371.13 chromosome 2L, ASM1763931v2, whole genome shotgun sequence genome encodes:
- the LOC6499306 gene encoding derlin-2 has product MNALRQFYLEIPVVTRAYTTVCVFTTLAVHLDLVSPLQLYFNPTLIVRKFQIWRLATTFLYFGTIGISFFFNMVFTYRYCRMLEDGSFRGRSSDFVMMFIFGGVLMTFFGIFVNLLFLGQAFTLMLVYVWSRRNPLVPMNFFGMLNFQAPYLPWVLLCCSMILGNTVWVDIIGMGVGHIYYVLEDVYPTLSNGYRLIKTPYFLKRLFNEHIERNYQAPVEDRPGGFPWGGEGEPLLPEQNDAVGQPDPAEQRAPAEQ; this is encoded by the exons ATGAATGCCCTACGGCAGTTTTACTTGGAGATACCGGTGGTGACGCGGGCATACACCACCGTTTGCGTCTTCACCACATTGGCAGTG CACCTGGATTTGGTTTCACCCCTGCAGCTGTACTTTAATCCCACACTAATCGTTCGCAAATTCCAAATCTGGCGACTTGCCACCACATTCCTCTACTTTGGCACCATCGGCATTAGCTTCTTTTTTAACATGGTCTTCACTTACCGATACTGCCGGATGCTGGAGGACGGTTCGTTCCGTGGCCGTAGCTCCGACTTTGTAATGATGTTTATATTCGGCGGCGTGCTAATGACCTTCTTTGGAATTTTTGTCAACCTGTTGTTCCTGGGACAGGCCTTTACGCTGATGCTTGTGTACGTGTGGTCACGGCGCAACCCGCTCGTACCGATGAACTTCTTCGGAATGTTAAACTTCCAGGCGCCGTACCTGCCGTGGGTACTGCTCTGCTGCTCGATGATCCTGGGCAACACAGTGTGGGTGGATATTATTGGCATGGGTGTGGGCCACATCTACTATGTGCTTGAGGATGTTTACCCCACATTATCCAACGGATACAGACTGATAAAAACGCCATATTTTCT GAAACGGCTCTTCAATGAGCACATCGAGCGTAATTATCAAGCACCTGTCGAGGACCGACCCGGAGGCTTTCCCTGGGGTGGCGAAGGCGAACCATTGCTGCCAGAGCAAAATGATGCAGTCGGCCAGCCCGATCCAGCAGAACAACGAGCACCAGCGGAGCAATAG
- the LOC6499305 gene encoding leucine-rich repeat-containing protein 24 translates to MATRKSSLSPITLLKFSCLVFLISLFPGTASSSDWLRECGNCRCKWVSGKKTADCRNLSLRGVPEYLNSEVQVLDLSQNYIFYLEENVFSSQQLQNLHKLVITNGTLRRIHPLSFTQLNILIELDLSNNKIVELLPNVFEPLSKVRSLVFNGNLLQRIQKGVFHNLKYLHKIELKHNRLVSIEMQAFVGVPLLSQIYLDGNELTLMRKETFKNLTKLSTFSLAQNPWNCTCDLQPFRDFVVEMNLYTPSIECHYPLQLRGLQWLVDKPVAFACKPKIVYPGLGISINTSKENVTLICRVHGPNNTVIAWDYNKQLYVAGFTPLKSHRQQRIYIEVVLEKQIPEQNMGHYTFVSRLTIIDAKKSDEGVYTCIAENPGGRDFVQMSLVIQNFAESNPFLDLNFFTVVCIITIWFLGMSMLLSTITCLLYKRLRKMYPEKQTHLLPLSFPSDVLNGEQASTDRCMEPGSFNITQSSSSYVIAKPHRNFNIGDEKTNLNKLNDTSTERNKDTNDVPVNIECKVDCQLRDKLLLGHSNQSVAGSSFKTEKSEEISSEQKSTNTTPILKKLGHISRKQYNSNVQKYLQDKFGSIRAKDRKVKDISTCQEKNDSKA, encoded by the exons ATGGCTACCAGGAAAAGCAGTCTGTCGCCTATTACTTTATTAAAATTCTCCTGCCTCGTATTCCTAATAAGCCTGTTTCCAGGCACAGCCTCCTCCAGTGACTGGCTAAGGGAATGCGGCAACTGTCGCTGCAAGTGGGTGTCTGGAAAAAAAACGGCCGACTGTCGCAATCTGAGCCTTCGCGGAGTCCCAGAATACCTTAACTCGGAGGTCCAGGTGTTGGATTTGTCACAGAATTACATATTTTACTTGGAGGAAAACGTATTCTCGTCTCAGCAGTTGCAGAATTTGCATAAACTTGTTATAACTAATGGTACTTTGAGGAGAATTCATCCGCTAAGCTTCACCCAGCTGAACATTCTAATTGAACTTGACTTGTCGAATAATAAGATTGTGGAGCTTCTACCAAATGTTTTTGAACCGCTAAGTAAGGTTCGGTCTTTGGTGTTCAATGGAAATCTCTTACAGAGGATTCAGAAAGGTGTTTTCCACAACCTTAAATATCTCCACAAAATAGAGCTGAAGCATAACCGCCTGGTGAGTATTGAAATGCAGGCTTTTGTTGGCGTGCCTCTATTGTCGCAGATTTATTTGGATGGCAACGAGCTTACCCTCATGCGAAAggaaacttttaaaaatttgaCCAAGCTGAGCACCTTTTCTCTGGCCCAGAATCCCTGGAATTGCACATGTGACCTCCAGCCATTCCGGGATTTCGTGGTAGAGATGAATCTTTACACACCATCCATCGAGTGTCATTATCCTCTGCAATTGCGGGGTCTGCAGTGGCTCGTGGATAAGCCGGTGGCGTTTGCTTGTAAGCCAAAAATTGTGTATCCGGGCCTCGGTATTTCCATTAACACGTCTAAGGAAAATGTGACGCTTATATGTCGCGTCCACGGACCAAACAATACCGTAATTGCCTGGGACTACAACAAGCAGTTGTATGTTGCTGGTTTCACGCCATTGAAAAGTCATCGGCAGCAGAGGATTTACATCGAAGTTGTGCTGGAAAAGCAAATACCAGAACAGAATATGGGTCATTATACTTTTGTTTCGCGCCTTACCATCATAGATGCCAAGAAGTCCGACGAAGGAGTCTACACCTGCATAGCCGAGAATCCCGGTGGCAGAGATTTCGTTCAGATGAGCCTTGTGATTCAAAACTTCGCCGAATCAAATCCTTTCTTGGACCTTAACTTTTTCACAGTAGTCTGTATCATAACGATTTGGTTCCTCGGCATGTCGATGCTGCTGTCCACGATTACATGCCTCCTTTACAAGCGATTGAGGAAAATGTATCCAGAAAAGCAAACACACCTGTTGCCGTTAAGCTTTCCATCTGATGTTTTAAATGGGGAACAAGCTAGCACTGACAGATGCATGGAACCTGGGTCATTCAATATCACTCAAAGTAGTAGCAGCTATGTGATAGCTAAGCCTCACCGGAATTTTAACATCGGCgatgaaaaaacaaatttaaacaaaCTAAATGATACCAGTACAGAGCGAAATAAGGATACGAATGATGTGCCCGTCAATATTGAGTGCAAAGTCGATTGTCAACTAAGAG ATAAGCTCCTGCTGGGCCATTCTAACCAATCTGTTGCTGGTTCATCATTTAAAACGGAAAAATCCGAAGAGATTAGCTCGGAGCAGAAGTCAACAAACACCACACCCATATTAAAGAAATTAGGACACATTTCCCGCAAACAGTATAATAGCAACGTTCAAAAGTATCTACAGGATAAGTTTGGTAGTATTCGCGCGAAGGATCGCAAAGTTAAAGATATTAGCAcctgccaagaaaaaaatgattCGAAagcataa
- the LOC6501278 gene encoding elongation of very long chain fatty acids protein, translating to MAVLLQDFQEWYRDLMDNKSDPRVSDFFLLSSPLPTLGMCIFYAYFSKSLGPRLMANRKPMELRTVLVFYNAIQTIFSAWIFYEYLMSGWWGHYSFKCQPVDYSNSPLAMRMVNICWWYYISKFTEFFDTLFFILRKKNEHVSTLHVIHHGCMPFSVWMGLKFAPGGHSTFFALLNSFVHIVMYFYYMIAAMGPKYQKFIWWKKYLTTFQMVQFVAIFTHQFQLLFRECDYPSGFMVWIGLHGIMFLFLFSDFYKAKYLSATRRRRQAVKANGHANGVQSNGHSKHLGEGDAPLTNGSNKGACMPVLEDEYVKSNGHTMDGFFKEGVLSSNDAILNPDSSSSSLHQRKVK from the exons ATGGCAGTCTTACTGCAGGATTTTCAGGAGTGGTACCGCGACCTCATGGACAACAAGAGTG ATCCCCGCGTCAGCGACTTCTTTCTGCTGTCCTCGCCACTGCCCACGCTGGGCATGTGCATATTCTATGCCTACTTCAGCAAATCTCTGGGACCAAGGCTGATGGCCAACCGAAAACCAATGGAGCTGCGTACGGTGCTAGTCTTTTACAACGCGATACAGACCATTTTCAGTGCGTGGATTTTTTACGAG TACTTAATGAGTGGCTGGTGGGGCCACTATAGCTTTAAATGCCAGCCCGTCGACTACAGCAACAGCCCCCTGGCGATGCGA ATGGTCAACATCTGTTGGTGGTACTACATATCCAAGTTCACCGAGTTCTTCGACACACTCTTCTTCATTCTGCGCAAGAAGAACGAGCACGTCTCCACCCTGCATGTCATCCACCACGGATGCATGCCGTTCTCGGTCTGGATGGGTCTTAAGTTTGCCCCAG GCGGACATAGCACGTTTTTCGCCCTCCTCAACTCCTTTGTACACATCGTGATGTACTTCTACTACATGATCGCCGCCATGGGCCCCAAGTACCAGAAGTTCATCTGGTGGAAGAAGTACCTCACCACCTTCCAAATG GTCCAGTTCGTGGCTATCTTCACGCATCAGTTCCAGCTGCTGTTCCGCGAGTGCGACTATCCAAGTGGATTCATGGTGTGGATCGGTCTGCACGGCATTatgttcctgttcctgttctCCGACTTCTACAAAGCCAAATACCTGAGTGCCACCCGGCGTCGTCGCCAGGCTGTCAAGGCCAACGGACATGCCAACGGTGTGCAATCCAACGGGCACTCCAAGCACCTGGGGGAGGGCGATGCTCCGCTCACCAACGGCAGCAACAAAGGAGCTTGTAtg CCCGTATTGGAGGATGAGTACGTGAAGAGCAATGGACACACCATGGATGGCTTCTTCAAGGAGGGCGTGCTGTCCAGCAACGATGCCATCTTGAACCCGGACAGCAGTAGCTCTAGTCTGCACCAGCGCAAAGTCAAATAA
- the LOC6501277 gene encoding acyl-CoA Delta-9 desaturase has product MPPNSSATTGVLYEPETKLLEDSPAMDKDIGLQNTSKDYELKWVWRNIILFAVLHISAVYGVWLFFTEASWRTHLFFLVTQAIGIFGISGGAHRLWSHRAFKANLPLQLILLFCNTFAFQDSVYVWVRDHRVHHKYTETDADPYNAKRGWFFAHIGWLCCKKHPDVVAKGKEIDLSDLKRDPLIMFQHKYYLYLMPIISFVLPTAIPMYFWGESLNCSWHVMSMFRWCLTMNIIWMVNSSAHKFGMKPYDKNIGPTNENVLIWMRLGEGYHNYHHTFPWDYKASELGPYSWELITWLIDCFAKLGWAYDLKSASEDLIRQRVQRTGDGSHPLWGWGDKDQLMEDIVGTTISN; this is encoded by the coding sequence ATGCCACCCAATAGTAGCGCAACTACCGGAGTGCTCTATGAGCCAGAAACAAAACTCCTGGAAGATTCTCCGGCTATGGATAAGGATATCGGGCTTCAGAACACTTCAAAGGACTATGAACTGAAATGGGTGTGGCGAAATATAATCCTCTTCGCAGTTCTTCATATATCCGCGGTGTACGGTGTGTGGCTCTTTTTTACTGAGGCCTCGTGGAGAACTCATTTGTTCTTCCTGGTGACACAGGCCATCGGGATTTTCGGGATTTCTGGCGGAGCACATCGCCTGTGGTCGCATCGGGCCTTCAAGGCTAATCTGCCACTGCAGCTCATCTTGCTGTTCTGCAACACATTTGCTTTCCAGGATTCCGTCTATGTTTGGGTCCGGGACCATCGCGTGCACCACAAGTATACGGAAACAGACGCCGATCCGTATAATGCGAAGCGCGGCTGGTTCTTCGCCCACATTGGATGGTTGTGTTGCAAAAAGCACCCGGATGTGGTGGCCAAAGGCAAGGAGATTGATCTTTCCGACCTTAAACGAGATCCCCTCATCATGTTCCAGCACAAGTACTATCTTTACTTGATGCCAATAATCAGTTTCGTCCTGCCCACTGCTATACCAATGTACTTTTGGGGCGAGTCCTTGAACTGCTCCTGGCATGTGATGTCGATGTTCCGATGGTGCCTGACCATGAACATAATCTGGATGGTGAACAGCTCGGCACACAAATTCGGAATGAAGCCCtatgacaagaacattggaccTACGAATGAGAATGTTCTGATATGGATGCGGCTCGGGGAGGGCTACCACAATTATCACCACACTTTCCCGTGGGACTACAAAGCCTCGGAACTGGGCCCCTATTCCTGGGAACTAATCACATGGTTGATCGACTGTTTCGCTAAACTTGGCTGGGCATACGATTTGAAGTCAGCGTCAGAAGATTTAATCCGACAACGAGTCCAGCGCACGGGCGACGGGTCCCATCCCTTATGGGGATGGGGAGACAAGGACCAACTGATGGAGGACATTGTTGGAACTACGATCTCTAACTGA